The genomic window AAGGATAGTGAAGCCAAGCCTGTTTAGGTCAAAGGCTATTTCAAGAGGAAGTTTTGCCCCTCCGCTTACCATGTATTTTATCTTCCTTCCCAAAGCTCTGTGAGCCTTCACAAAGACCAGCTTCCTGAGACCTCTTGTCATGTAGGGTGAGAGCATAAAGAGTAGCCTACCTATAGCGTTGGCTCTTAGACCTTCCATCATTCTTTGATGTAAGAGCTGATAAAGCCTTGGAACACCTACAAGGATTGTAATCTTGTGTTCTCTTAAGGCTTTGAGGAGTTCTTCTGAGCTTAGTTTTTCTATGAAGACCACCGTTGCACCAAGATACAAAGGCACAAGCAAAGTAACCATAAGAGGATAGGAATGATGAAATGGCAAAAGGGCAAGAGTTCTGTCTTCTTTTCCTGCCACACCCACCTTCTCTATAGCCCTTATGTTAGAAAGCAGGTTCTTAAAGCTAAGCATAACACCCTTTGGCTGTCCAGTAGTGCCAGAGGTGTAAAGAATTAGGGCAGTTTCGCTCAAGCTCCTACTCATGGACTTTCCATGAGGTTTTGGAAGTATCAGAGCATCAAAGTTGTAAAAAAGAGGCTCTATTCCAGACCTTTGAAGGGCTTTTTTGACAGAGCTTTCCGTTTGCTGTGAACAAAAAACTACCGCAGGTTCTGTTTCTTTTAGGATGTATAGTATTTCGTCCACACTTGACATAAAGTCCACAGGAACTACCACCCCTCCCCTTTGCCAAGCACCGTAGAGGGCATAAACCCACTCAGGTCTGTTTTCGGAGCATACAAGAACCCTCTCACCGGGTAGGATATCCACAAGGGTTGCGAAGGAAGAGATATTTTCTATAAGCTCGCTGTAGCTTATGCTTTGTTTACCCTTCACAAGAGCGGTTTTGCGGTGGTCTTCCAACTCTGGAAGAATTACCCCCTCCTCCAGCAACAGCTTCATAGAAAAAAATTTATTCTTCCTTCTCTCTTTCTTCTTTCTTGTAGCCTGGCTGGTAGTGGGATATGGCTTCCTTTGTGAAGGTTATGCGTGTGTTGGCATCCACTTTGAGAGTGACCGTATCGTCCCCTATCTCCACCACCGTGCCCCATATACCCCCTGTGGTTACAACCCTATCACCCTTTTTGAGGTTTGCCAAAAACTCCTGATGCCTTTTCCTTGCCTTGTTTTGTGGTCTTATGAGGAGAAAGTAAAAGAGAGCAAAAAGGGCTATAAAGAATATAAGCTGGAAAAGGAGTGCTCCTACTGGGCTTGAACCGTGTCCTGTTTGCTGTGCAAAGGCTATGTCTATCATGGTAGCCTATTATATCACAAGCTCAAAGTTTACTGGTCTTCCCTCTTGGTCTCTAATCTCAAAGAGAATACCGCAACTATCCCCAGAGTTCCCTACCCTACCCAAAGGCTGTCCCCTTCTTACCGTCTCTCCTCTCTTCACCAGCGAACTGCCTGCCCTTGCATACACATACACATACCCGTCTTCCGAGTCCACCATAACCACCCAGCCCATATTCCTTATGTCATCTCCCGCATACAGAACTCTACCGTTGCCCACAGACCTAAAAAACTCACCACAGGAAGTGGTAATAAAATATCCTCTTTCGGTGCGTGCAATTTTACCCCTCACAGGCGTGGCAACTTTGAGAGTTTCTCCTTGAGGTTTTGAAGCTTGTGGAGCTTTATCCTCTTTTTGTGATATAGCGGGCTTTTTCTCCTGAGGAGTTTGTCCCTTTCTAACCTCAGTTTGAGCCTTTTTATCCCTTACCTCAATTTGCACTATGCTACACGCACTAAGGAATATAAGTAAAAGGAAGACTATAGGCTTCATTCTCTATTAGATTATAGGCATTTGGAATCTCTTCCACAAGGTCAAGGGCTCGTAGGCTTTCTCTGTGCCTTTTGCCTTCCGCTATCTCACCTGCAAGACCGTGCAAGAAAACACCCAACTTCAAAGCTTCCTCTGTGGGCATACCTCTTCCAAGAAGTGCGGTAAGAATCCCCGAAAGCACATCACCCACACCACCTTTTGCCATGGCAGGCGTGCCTCTTGTGGAAAGGAAAACTCTACCCTCTGGAGTAGCTATAACAGTCCTTGAGGACTTAAGAACCAGATAGCAGGCATACTTTACCGCAAACTCTTGAGCCACCTCTAAGAAGTTTTCCAAGATGTGGTTTTTTTCAAGACCTGTTAACCTTTGGAACTCACCTACATGCGGAGTAAGCACCGTTGTGCCTTCTCTTTCTTTCAAGACTTCTACCCCCAAGTCCGCAAGGTTGTTTAAGGCATCCGCATCCAAAAGCAAAGGCTTTTTAACATGTAAGAGGAGCTCCTTTATTATCCGTCTTCCCTCTTCATACCTATCCATG from Hydrogenobacter sp. T-8 includes these protein-coding regions:
- the yajC gene encoding preprotein translocase subunit YajC, encoding MIDIAFAQQTGHGSSPVGALLFQLIFFIALFALFYFLLIRPQNKARKRHQEFLANLKKGDRVVTTGGIWGTVVEIGDDTVTLKVDANTRITFTKEAISHYQPGYKKEEREKEE
- a CDS encoding murein hydrolase activator EnvC family protein produces the protein MKPIVFLLLIFLSACSIVQIEVRDKKAQTEVRKGQTPQEKKPAISQKEDKAPQASKPQGETLKVATPVRGKIARTERGYFITTSCGEFFRSVGNGRVLYAGDDIRNMGWVVMVDSEDGYVYVYARAGSSLVKRGETVRRGQPLGRVGNSGDSCGILFEIRDQEGRPVNFELVI